One Citrus sinensis cultivar Valencia sweet orange chromosome 5, DVS_A1.0, whole genome shotgun sequence genomic window, CTTGACAATGAAGTTGTTGGACTAATCATTGGCGTTGAAAAAGGACTGGAATTCTCCGGCTTCAAGTATTCTCGTTCTTGCTTCTCACCACAAATTCTGCAGGACCAAATGGAAccttcattatttaatttcaaggaTTTGCCGTTCTCCTGTTTTCTCTCCTCCTTCTTTACCCTTGTAAGTTCAGCACCGCAATGATGACACATGCTACACATCAGATACAAATATAACTCCAGCAATTGGAATCTGAAAGAGGTCCAAACTTGTTCAGCTTAATAATTTGCataaaccataaaaattttaacttataaaaaaaaaatccaaaatggtTTACTTCTATGAAAATACACTACAGGTTACAACAAGCCATTATTTTCAGAACCAAATCTAGACATAAAAGGCACTTCCAATGcttatatttagtatttgttCACTAGCACACTCACAAGGATAAACAAGCCTCAGAAACTCAGGATCAATGACTAAGTCTTCAAAGCACCTGTATTTGTATACAATATACAATTCTTAACAACTCATATCTCAGAAATGAAGATCAAAGCACGTTTATTCATTAGTGtacaaacaaattcaaaatataaggaaaatgataaatcaTGCATAAACAAATGAACAGAACCCAacaaaagttcaaattttttacCGACttaaatgaagataaaattgaaaaaaaaaaaaaaaaacaaccaaCAAATGAGTTTAGTAGCttatccaaatttttttaaaaaaaaatttgctaacTTTACCAACTCAAAATGTACCGAgctaaaaattcaaagaacACAGAAACGAtcaagagaggaaaaaaaaaacacagatTATATACAGATAAATGATCTAAAAAATcggataaaatcaataaaagtcaaaaaaaaaaaattcagcatCCCACCAAAtgtcaaacaaaacaaaatctcaAAGATTTCACCCCCACCGaaacattaacaaaattaCCATCTTTGAGCTCTTTGTtatctggaaaaaaaaagtcaaaaacaaaaaaaaatgggaaGTATTAAAAGCATGACTTACTGTCAAAGCAATCTCATCAACTAAAAATTTTGCTCTTTAAGTCTGTCACCTCAGCAATGAAACGATGATTCAAAACAATCCCATTTCtactcaaatttaatttttttgtgaaaaaaataataaagctaGTTTTGTTTTCAGCATCTCGTCTGCCGTCTGTGTTGtgttttgagagagagagagagagagagagtccaCAGACTGTGAGAAATGATTcaaatgaagaatgaagaCGGTAGAAAGCAGGAGGAGGTGATTTAAATTTACaagaaaagtattttaaagtGGGGTCCACTGACGTTCATTGTCTTTCAATTAACTgtttttcaagattttttttaagtttatttttaaaacatttttcgaTTACTTGTATTTAACTTGGCTGGCTCGGGACAAGAGTGTAGATTATTAGACCATATTTATATTTCCGCGTCTACTAAATtcaaaggttttattttctttgtaataaaTACAACAGAACCGGCCGCGACCCCGGTTTCTCTCTGTACACTGTACtcgtcctttttttttctaacatgCCCTTTTCTTTATCCACACTTtcctcttcttccttttttttttttggggtctcaaaaaagaaaaagacaaaattacaTGTAcgcatgaaaaataataaattttgaaaatggggaTGCATGGCTGTTGCTGATCTTGTCGTAAACGAATGGCCGGGTGGGATTGTGCTGGAACCATCTtggattaatattaaaaacaaagcatttaaatcataataactaattaattaattaattaattaaattagatcTCATCTAAAAAAGCCTGAGCAGgaatttaagttaatttatctCATCTTAAATTCTAGAATTAAGTCAATGTTTTTTTAAGTTCCTAAATTACCAGCTTACCCTTGcgttatttgtttaaatttccaaaaatgGACCTTATGTCTTTATGTTGGATAAAGTAGATGCAAATAGGCAATGGTCAAATATAAACGCGTCTAATCAACCGACGGTGAGATATTTATCTCATTTCAtgcttaaatattaaatatcgTTTATACGGATTTGACTTTCTGTGTATCCATATGATATGTGTTGCCAAAATAAGATGATTTTGCTATTCTAATCCCCCAACTTTTTACAAGATATTTCaggaatttatttattattttatctaattagTATGTACTTAGCTGCTATCATTTCCTTGATTGACTTAATCGGCACCtcagtttatttttttctttttttttttaatttcagtatAGTTTTGGTAGTAGTAACGAGACCTgtgtaataaatacaaaatttaatatggACACCATGATAATATACACGATGACGACGGATGACACAATATTAAGATAATATTAGAAACTAATTAGATAGCATGGTCATttagaattctaaaataaagCCTTTTCCCTTGCCCAAATCAATCCATCTTCCATTTATTTCTCTAACTTTTGTATTCTAATTTACACCGATTACTGATTAGGAAATAATTAATGGaaattaagtgtaaaatatataaaagcacAAGACatcaattggaaaaaaaaaattaaaaaaaaaaaagaatcatttcGTTGGCTTTGTCTTGTGAAAGACCCATATTGCGAGATTTACGAggattttttctctttttttttccctcaacTTTTTCCTTgtcttaaaattttcttttacaacccgtagttttatttgctttttcagaaaaaaagaaaaagattattCTATTTGACTCTTTTTTCAAGCATTAATTTGGCACCGCCCTCGGATAATTTCAAGACTGAGACTTCTGGAAATTGAAATgagtatattttaaaatgatattttgtagggtatatttatgattaaaattctGTTACTGTTAAAGacacacaaataaattatgtaaagtGCCCACactgttaattaattcatgcTGCACGGTACATACGATTACACTGCCAGTATACGTACAGCGAAGCAATCAACTAGATTTGGTGTACTGTAGCACGGGCATCATGTGAGAATGTCTGGCGAGCATTTGATTGAAACGATGCCACGCGTGGTAATCCCAACGGCTGAATCCCAGCATTCTAGGAGGAGCCGGTTTGTTTGGGACTCTAATGATTGGACAGAACAAGCCAGGTGTCGCTCACAGTTAGCCACGTTGCGAGGACAGAGGGTTGTTTATGTCAATTAAAGCTACAGTCAATGACTAAACTACCCCCATTTTACGTGGAGTGAAGGGATCATCAAATCCATCTACCACGACATGCCGAGTCGTTATTGGCTGGAAAATGGACACTTCATAAAACAGCTCCGTGTATTAGACGGAAAGCAATAATTGTACTCAATTATATGAGCAATTTCcgaaaagaataataatcataaataatagaaaattgttaggtcattcaataaataataaaaattaacttggTCGCATTCCCTACATTGTTACATTTCAATTCAAACTTGTCAGGAACATAAAGAGTGGTGGTTATtgatattcaaatttcataaagATTGAGTGAGTGATGGgcaatttaaaatattgactCCTCTTCGAATCGATGGTATAGTTTGAAAGTTTgtaatcaattttgttttttatttggcaCGTCACATCAAATGCCCCACCATTACGATTATCCtatgtttttctctttttttataataaaaaactaaaatcacaaatatgcAATATGCGTTTTCCTCTTTGCgtttaattaaagtttataACATCCTGCgttcattactttttttttttaaaagagaaattcattaaacaaaaaaacgATTACAAATGATTTAAAAGCCAGCGAGGTGAAACAACCCTCCACTCGCTAGGATCAACATAGAACTTTCTACCCTAACAACACTATAGGCAGCAGTATTCGCAGATCTACGGATAAATAAGAATTGCGCTTTTCCtaaattttggactaaaaaaCGACACTCCTCAATGATGATGCCGAAACCATTAGGATTAGATTGGTTCTCAGATAAAGCCTTAGGAACTTGCAGACAATCCATCTCAATGATCACACTAGGAAGATGTAGATTCTTTAACCAGCTAAGAGCCTCACGAACACCAGCGTTCgttattttattgttgttgttattattattattattattattattggatgTGTCCATGGTCCATCTTCCATGTTGTAAAATGCTTAAAATATGTTATCAAGACAAATGGATCATTAATGGTAGAAGTTGAAATGCACATCAACAAAACTTATGAGAAAACTATATTCAATCGATAATCTATTTCAAATATTGTAATAGCCTGCAACTTGTTCCGTGTttgattctaattttttattcattggccaaattttcaaaatgggTGTTTTGGATCATCAACCTTTaacaacattaatttaattatctttgAAAAATGTATCGTTTGGCAATGTCCTAATGATTCAAATCTCGAAGCCGCTCTATGGAACAAGTGTCTCTATTGTTAACTACATGTTAATTGATTCCCTATATGtgacatatattaaaaaaaaatcagttttaaATGGAAAGATTTATATGAAGTTCAAATTTTGATGTCATTTGGATTTGACTGAATCAGTCACCCATCTTGAAtggaattaataaaaagaaaagtgacaaataaaaaaggtaccctttaatattttattatgttttaaatgaGGGTGccttcttattttaattttttttttcaattatcaatATCCAAACTTTATGTCTTGTTTATGATACATTAGATATTGGAATATAGATATCTGCagagaaccaaaaataattcaGAAATTTTCCAAAAGGTCATAATCGAATTCAGTTGGTAAGTCACCAAAAAGATGCTGATATATTATCTGTAAAATCATGGCAAATTTATGCTAGGAGCCTAGGAACCTgccatttatatatatatatatatatatatatatatatatatatatatatatatatatatatatatttatatttgcatTCTAGGGTGTTAGGTTTCATTTGATATCTTGCCTTCAAATGAAACTATTCCTATTAATTTTAACGAAAAATAggagaagaataaaattttacaatatttattttgatggaGACTAGAGACAATggcaaaattaatttggaatttGATATCAATTTCAACTTCTTGTGGCGTGCTGGTCATTTTTCAAAACCATGCTTAAAATAgatatacataaaattaagtaataaaaaaatctgcTGGAATTTTGATCGTTACTATAGAagttaataatgaaaaatcatttattttcaaattgcaCAAAGTTATGCACGTGTTATGTTATAATCATACgtatctattaaaatttaagaccgTGTTTGTATTCGTCGAAAAAGTGTTAAAAGTTGAAggtgatatttatttttaaatttgcagAGATTTTATAAAGAGAACTCTAAAATTTACTAagatttcttaaattttaagtttttaattataattgtaaCAATGCATGCATCGTAAAATCCTACTTTCTAAAATAAAGTGCAACTGTTTCTATTTCTTCTAaccaagaaaaagagaaaaaaggaaaaaagaaaaaggataatGATCGCTTGAAGCCAATTATTTACTATGTAAACATTGACGTGCCATTGATTAAAAATTCATGATACCAGGGCTTGATGTGAAGGGAATTTGTTTAATGCATatgattaaacaaaattaacagCAATGGATTGGTTATTTGGTTTGGTTTAGTTTGTACggcaaacaacaacaaatgctttaaaaaaagCACAGTCAACTTTACCAATAAAGTGTTGGCTTCACTGGCAATAGAGTCCCTTTAAGTGGCTTGACTGAGTTTGCTCCTCAGTTCGAATCGCAGGGAAGTCacctttgttgggagaacctgtgcctcccggttcgagcggggacttctagtATGGGTTGTGGTACAGGCTTAAAGGTGACTCCTACAGTTGGGGCCCTTTCCAGATACCTcgtggttaaaaaaaaaaaagcacagtCAGCTTTGAAGCACAGCTATACATATTTATGAGACTTAACAAACTATGAAAGCGAATATAAACGCAATtttcaccttaaaaaaaaattgtaaattttatgtaCACATCACTCCATTAAAAAAAGCATCTCATATCCCATGATCTATAAGgcaacattattattattattactactacaattttattgaacaatacaatattttcaagaaaaaaaaaattacaaatgttaTTGCAACTAATCAACattatcagttttttttttttttttacattttaaagtGTGCTTGAAAACTATCGATATAGATGTTTTCATTCATGTGAGTAGAAGTTGGAGTAtctatataaatattagtgaGGGTTGATTTTAAGATTCTTGTGTATATCAtcgaaaattgattttattctaaatagttaaaaatatatttaactaatttaaaGGTCCAAATATTTAAGTGTGTCATCACAGCTGTTCAAACAagttttaatagatttttttttaaaaaaaaaaaactatagtAAACAACGAtataattatgatatatataattttagttcGGCtagtttatcatttttttttccttttttaatacTGCCGAGTGGGACCATCTAGATAGAACCttagaagaaagagaaattggGGGTAGGTCAAAGGTGGTAGTtcaataaatagttaaaatttcaacttGCTACATCTTGAGCCAATTACAAAGCATTGCCCACAAAAGCACCttttggaaagaaaatttgCGCATGCTATCCGGCATCTCCCACTTTCAAAGCATAATCTTTTATCTCATGTCATTTTCAGTTCATTAAGTGGTtggtttaaaataattaccccaattaaataaataatttaggaAATGGAAATGGAATAAGTCAATGACGACattataaatgaattaatgggTGTGGTATTTTCATCGACGTATCCGAAAAAGAGGtttgattattaaataagtggaaaatatttatgatttgggattttttataaaatataaccaaaatatACAGTAacaatttgataaaataatattaaaaaattactttggtAAAACTAttcatttatcaataaataaataataatcaatgaCCACTAATCATTAGCGACGAGATcaacaaatcaaaaaaaaaaaaattcaaataagtaatagaTTACtacatttgaaaaataaaaataaaaaatcttctaCTGAATGTTCTATGCATAATGCCATCCAATGACACATAACATGCAAAGTCAAAATTAAACTTGGAATGAGGTTGTTccaaagaagagaagaataaaataaattattcacgcttttaaaagtaattctTGAAAGTTCGAAAGAAATTGGGCAGCCAAAAGAATTGGAATTCTGGGAAAGCCGAATGCTTTGACTCCTTTACAACTCTGGTTCACAACTGATCACACCTCAAGGAATTGCAATAGTGTGGATTTTGGAAACTGGATACTCGCATCCAcgataaaatgaaatttggattttttagTACAAGACATTGGATTGAAGGCCCAATTTAATATGCGAAAATTGGTGGgtctattatatttatatgcaaTCAACTACTTTGCTCTCATAAAACCTCGTTTTGCCTAATGCCGAGCCCCCGTccccaaaaatatttcaacaaGAGTGCACTTTCACTTTGAATGTAGTAACAGGAAGAACTGAGAAAAGGTCATCAAAGTTTTGAGTTTTGCGTTTTGCCAATCAAGATTGAATTGCCGATTCATTCTTACCTTCCAAATAgcacccaaaaaaagaaaaaaaaagtgcaaatAGTGCGAGGCAAGGCGAGGCCTCACCAGGCCAAAAAAGTGTTGCCTAAATTTTGCTGCCTTTAGGCTCGCCGGTGGCAGTTGACAGCTGCAGGgagcaaattaaataaagaaattaagcCATTGTGAGgtgacttttttctttttctttaaacaaaaggaaaatgatgtttgccccgggtcaaaccccgaaaGAGATCTAAAACGACGCTGTTTCatctattatttttgtttttgtttttctcgGTAAAACGACGCCGTTTTTCAAAAGGCCAAATTCTCACGCTTAAGGCAAAAGCAATGCCTGAAGCCTAGAACGGCAGACCACATAtgctttctcttcctctttatTTCACCGTACTAGAATTTGGAGCTGGAGGAGGTGTCGGTGGTAGTCTTGGTGGTGGAGCTAGAGGAGGAGGTGGAGGCGGGGGTGGTGGTTGAGGTCTAGGTGGAGGGTCAGGTCATGGTGGGGGATTTGGTGCCGGTGGAGGCATTTGAGGAGGAGGCGGAGCTGGGGGAGGTGGTCGTGGTGGGATAGGAGGTGGGTCAGGTCATGGCGGTGGCTTTGGTGCTGGGTTAGGTCACGGCGGTGGCTTTGGTGCTGCGGGCGGTGTAGGCAGTGGTTCTGGTGGAGGTCTCGGCAGCCGTGGTGGCCATGGAGGAGGAGTTGGTATTGGAATTAGGATAAGCATTGGTGTGGGAGGTGGTTCGGGCAAAGGTGTAGGAACCGGTTCCGGCAGTGGAaatggtggtggtggcggcaaataatgaaaagcgtttatgaatttaagtttcaaaatctaatgttTTGTAGCTTCGAAGTGTTAAAGATCTTTGTTTTAATGCGAGTTCTGATTGTCAGTTTCAAGTGTTCTGAGCTTTTGATGCAGTTTGTTGACTGTTGGCTGTTGCTATGTACCATCATTACAATATCAATTACTTCCTGATTATTTCTATATTTCATCTTCCGCAAATGGTTTaatttgtcaataaaaaaattcaagcagAAATAGTGTCGTTAAGAGAacgaagaaaatgaagaagaaatggtTCAGCTGGGTTaaagagagaggaagaagaaggcTGCCATTTGCAGATCAGAATGACTTCGTTGAAAGCAAatcagaataaataaaaaattaaagcagaaACGTCGTCGTTCAATAGcacttgaaaacaaaaaaaattacgagCCAAAATGGCGTCGTTTGACGCATTTTCAGGGTTTGACCCGGGGCAAACATCAGCACtctaaacaaaatatatgttgcaataaatgatcttttctttccttttttcacCCTCTCTTTCTATCAAAACAGAGAACGTTATTAATGGCTAGTTGCTTTATCATTATCAGCATcatcattgttattattattattcttttacaGTAATAATACCTGTCCTTTTCCAAGAACGAGGTGAGAATTGagagattttcaaattctaaatATTACGCGGTCgcaaattattatatttgatgaacttgaaatcttgaaataaatttatgtaccccttaaagaatattttaatacgTGTAGGTCATTATGCATGTGTGATCAAAAAGTCGTCGGGACACATTAAGATCAAACATAAAGGTTCCCAAAACTAATTTCTAATAGAGAAAATCCAGTACGAAAAAGGAGCAAACTGAcattcaaaataacaaaactagtcaaagcaaagaaaacaaactcaATAATTCTACCATATACAAAAACAAACTTTTAATTCCCATCTCATTAATTGTCTCTCACTcgtgaagaaaaaaaattcccacGAATTAATCAGCAATCACATAATTGGAGGGGAGGTAGGTATGAATATTGATCATCTCGATGAGTATTGTAATATTGTCGTTCAGTTAGAGGGTACGTGGTAATATTTGCCTCTACACATGCATCGGTAGACAATAGGGCAAGATTCTGCGACCGAACATTTGAAGCTCACCATCACCCTC contains:
- the LOC107176216 gene encoding glycine-rich cell wall structural protein 1-like; amino-acid sequence: MLSLPLYFTVLEFGAGGGVGGSLGGGARGGGGGAGGGGRGGIGGGSGHGGGFGAGLGHGGGFGAAGGVGSGSGGGLGSRGGHGGGVGIGIRISIGVGGGSGKGVGTGSGSGNGGGGGK